In Synechococcus sp. KORDI-100, a single window of DNA contains:
- a CDS encoding DUF3303 domain-containing protein, with protein MARFMIHWCAPDPTNEKYTQAIVDYIKGGKPMDEYAGFKVLARQIHPHLGGGVLLVEADNLAAVQKHTYPWTKGLGVTATITPGLSDEEYVELEESMSS; from the coding sequence ATGGCCCGCTTCATGATCCATTGGTGCGCCCCAGATCCCACCAACGAGAAGTACACGCAGGCGATCGTCGACTACATCAAAGGCGGAAAGCCTATGGATGAGTACGCGGGCTTCAAGGTGTTGGCACGTCAGATCCACCCTCACCTTGGTGGAGGCGTGCTTCTTGTGGAAGCCGACAATCTGGCCGCAGTGCAAAAACATACTTATCCCTGGACAAAGGGTCTCGGCGTTACCGCGACGATCACTCCTGGTCTCAGCGATGAGGAGTATGTCGAGCTTGAAGAGAGCATGAGCAGCTGA
- a CDS encoding metal-binding protein: protein MASGRNHDRATSLIFLPFGLLLGLLMGHWCGLIGGFAFLVGGLWLSPDLDTRSNALHRWGPLAFLWWPYRRSLRHRSVWSHGPLVGTTGRLLLLAAWLWCLLTVIPGADWSTCLGWITRWFQAQPQQTLAMLIGLEASVWLHLILDGDPYPVEWHQSRRQ, encoded by the coding sequence ATGGCCTCCGGTCGCAACCACGATCGCGCCACGTCCCTGATCTTTCTGCCATTCGGACTTCTGCTGGGCCTCCTGATGGGCCATTGGTGCGGACTGATCGGCGGGTTCGCCTTCCTCGTTGGGGGGCTTTGGCTTTCGCCCGACCTTGACACGCGCTCCAATGCCTTGCATCGCTGGGGCCCCCTGGCCTTCCTGTGGTGGCCGTACCGCCGATCGTTGCGCCATCGTTCCGTTTGGTCCCACGGCCCCCTGGTTGGCACGACTGGGCGCCTGTTGCTGCTGGCAGCTTGGTTGTGGTGTCTTCTGACTGTGATCCCCGGTGCAGATTGGAGCACCTGCTTGGGTTGGATAACCCGATGGTTCCAGGCGCAGCCCCAACAGACCCTGGCCATGCTGATTGGGCTGGAGGCGAGCGTTTGGTTGCACCTGATCCTCGATGGGGATCCGTATCCGGTTGAGTGGCACCAAAGTCGCCGGCAATGA
- the mazG gene encoding nucleoside triphosphate pyrophosphohydrolase yields MAESSSAALLKLIDVVARLRDPSDGCPWDLEQTHRSLAPYVLEEAHEVADAIRHGDDDHLCEELGDLLLQVVLHAQIASENQRFDLAQVADAISAKLIRRHPHVFGGEPRSWEAIKAEEQAQNGTDSASPLSDLLAKKVRGQPALAGAMTISKKAAKAGFEWENLSGVWDKVSEELAELQEAIASGNSQHAQEELGDALFTLVNVARWCGIDPEEGLAGTNRRFLDRFSRVESALGGDLQGRSLKELEVLWQQAKADIRSKTMGPEG; encoded by the coding sequence ATGGCTGAGTCCAGCAGCGCTGCACTCCTGAAACTGATTGATGTGGTTGCCCGCCTGAGGGACCCAAGCGACGGTTGTCCATGGGATCTGGAACAGACCCACCGCTCGCTGGCGCCCTATGTGCTGGAGGAAGCCCATGAAGTGGCTGACGCCATCCGCCACGGCGATGACGATCACCTTTGCGAAGAACTCGGAGATCTTCTGCTGCAGGTGGTGCTTCATGCTCAGATCGCCAGCGAAAACCAGCGTTTCGACCTGGCTCAGGTGGCCGATGCAATCAGCGCGAAGTTGATACGGCGCCACCCCCATGTCTTCGGCGGCGAACCGCGCAGCTGGGAGGCGATCAAAGCCGAAGAACAAGCTCAGAACGGCACTGACTCAGCGAGTCCGCTCAGTGATCTCCTGGCTAAGAAAGTACGCGGTCAACCAGCTTTGGCCGGTGCGATGACCATCTCCAAGAAGGCCGCGAAAGCCGGATTTGAATGGGAGAACCTCAGTGGTGTCTGGGACAAGGTAAGCGAAGAGCTCGCTGAACTTCAGGAGGCGATCGCCAGCGGAAACAGTCAGCACGCTCAGGAGGAACTCGGCGATGCCCTGTTCACCCTGGTGAATGTGGCGCGTTGGTGCGGCATTGATCCTGAAGAGGGCCTGGCTGGGACAAATCGGCGTTTTCTCGACCGGTTTTCCCGGGTTGAATCAGCCCTCGGAGGGGACCTTCAAGGCCGCAGTCTCAAGGAACTTGAAGTGCTCTGGCAGCAAGCCAAAGCAGACATTCGATCAAAAACGATGGGCCCCGAAGGCTGA
- a CDS encoding dienelactone hydrolase family protein, with amino-acid sequence MRIEQQTIGLTVDESLMRVHVARPTGDGPHPGIVFYSDIYQLGDPMLRLAKRLAGYGFLVAAPEIFHRLEPPGTVLQPDAMGRLRGNDDARRTAITAYDADTEALLQWLATDRDVDADQLGAMGFCIRGHLAFRAALHAEVKATACLYPTGLQNGQLGRGVADSLQRVAEIQGALFTVFGTEDPHVPPEAHEQILQALSGLRHETHLYEANHTFMRDEGWRWDPELADRAWAAAIRFLRHELVEA; translated from the coding sequence ATGCGGATTGAGCAGCAGACCATCGGGCTCACGGTTGACGAGAGTCTGATGCGGGTGCATGTGGCCAGGCCGACTGGGGATGGTCCTCATCCCGGGATTGTTTTTTATTCCGACATCTATCAGCTGGGTGATCCGATGCTGCGTTTGGCGAAACGCCTTGCCGGCTACGGCTTTTTGGTGGCTGCGCCAGAGATTTTTCATCGTCTTGAACCGCCAGGCACGGTGCTTCAACCGGATGCGATGGGCCGTCTCCGGGGGAACGATGACGCTCGACGTACCGCCATCACCGCTTACGACGCCGATACAGAAGCGCTGTTGCAGTGGTTGGCGACGGACCGGGATGTGGACGCCGATCAGCTTGGCGCCATGGGGTTCTGCATCCGCGGTCATCTTGCTTTTCGTGCTGCACTGCATGCGGAGGTGAAGGCGACGGCTTGCCTCTACCCAACAGGCCTTCAAAACGGACAACTGGGCCGCGGTGTTGCCGATTCACTGCAGCGGGTGGCTGAGATTCAAGGGGCTTTGTTCACGGTCTTTGGGACGGAGGACCCACATGTGCCCCCTGAAGCCCATGAACAGATCCTCCAGGCTCTATCCGGTCTGCGCCATGAAACCCATCTCTACGAAGCGAATCACACTTTCATGCGGGATGAAGGCTGGCGCTGGGATCCGGAGTTGGCCGATCGTGCCTGGGCTGCTGCTATCCGTTTTCTGAGGCATGAACTGGTTGAGGCCTGA
- the arfB gene encoding alternative ribosome rescue aminoacyl-tRNA hydrolase ArfB, with the protein MVQDLIVDERITIPARDLQWRFSRASGPGGQGVNTTDSRVELMLDLDTCSGLGPFRLACLKERLTPRLVDGCLRVVVAEERSQWRNRQLAMDRLATLLRQALKPLPAQRKATRPGRGAVKRRLEAKKKRGELKRQRRQRPRLDE; encoded by the coding sequence ATGGTTCAGGATCTGATCGTTGATGAACGGATCACGATTCCCGCCAGGGACCTGCAGTGGCGCTTCAGCAGGGCCTCTGGCCCTGGGGGACAGGGTGTGAACACCACTGATTCCCGGGTTGAGCTCATGCTCGACCTCGACACGTGCTCAGGACTCGGACCCTTTCGCCTTGCTTGCCTCAAAGAGAGGCTGACCCCCCGCCTCGTTGATGGTTGTCTGCGGGTGGTGGTTGCTGAGGAACGCTCCCAGTGGCGGAACCGTCAGCTGGCCATGGATCGCCTGGCGACTCTTCTGCGTCAGGCTCTCAAACCGCTTCCGGCCCAGCGCAAAGCAACCAGACCTGGACGCGGGGCTGTCAAGCGACGTCTGGAGGCCAAGAAAAAACGCGGGGAGCTCAAGCGGCAGCGCCGTCAACGACCAAGACTCGACGAATGA
- the speE gene encoding polyamine aminopropyltransferase — translation MSGWIDEEHRGVRYGLAGEVLIEEISPFQRITVVSSERYGRGLMLDGCWMTAEGQERQYHEALVHPALCSAASLERVLVIGGGDGGTARECLRHGDVKQLDLVEIDARVVELSRLHLAAIGGGAWNDPRLQLTIGDGIAWVANAPADSYDVILVDGSDPAGPAEGLFNQVFFEHCRRILRPGGVFATQSESPEAFRDVHLAMVRLIREVFGHADPLYGWVPMYPSGMWSWTFAAVDGPRYRQPHAGRAKHVADGCELWSPRWQEGAFLAMPAFIERELNRQR, via the coding sequence ATGAGCGGCTGGATCGACGAGGAACATCGAGGCGTGCGATACGGATTGGCCGGCGAGGTGCTGATTGAAGAGATCAGCCCGTTTCAGCGAATCACCGTTGTCAGCAGTGAACGCTATGGCAGGGGCCTGATGCTCGATGGCTGCTGGATGACGGCGGAAGGGCAGGAACGCCAGTACCACGAAGCTCTGGTTCATCCCGCCCTGTGCTCTGCGGCCTCACTTGAACGCGTGCTGGTGATTGGTGGCGGCGATGGGGGAACGGCCCGTGAATGCCTGCGCCACGGGGATGTGAAACAACTTGACCTCGTCGAGATTGACGCCCGTGTGGTGGAACTCAGCCGGCTCCACCTCGCCGCGATCGGGGGCGGCGCCTGGAATGATCCACGTCTGCAGCTCACCATCGGTGACGGCATCGCCTGGGTCGCCAATGCACCAGCGGACAGCTACGACGTCATCCTTGTCGACGGATCCGATCCAGCAGGTCCTGCCGAAGGGCTCTTCAACCAGGTCTTCTTTGAACATTGCCGGCGCATCCTGAGGCCGGGGGGCGTGTTCGCCACCCAAAGCGAATCACCGGAGGCGTTCCGTGATGTGCATCTGGCGATGGTGCGGTTGATCCGAGAGGTCTTCGGTCACGCTGATCCTCTCTACGGCTGGGTTCCGATGTACCCCAGCGGCATGTGGAGCTGGACCTTCGCCGCTGTCGATGGCCCCCGCTACCGACAGCCTCATGCCGGTCGCGCGAAACACGTTGCTGATGGCTGTGAGCTGTGGAGTCCGCGTTGGCAGGAGGGAGCCTTTCTCGCCATGCCGGCCTTCATCGAAAGAGAACTGAACCGTCAGCGATGA
- the speB gene encoding agmatinase encodes MNDLFDTDGTIFMGAQRNPDHCQVGLFGVPYDGTTSFRPGTRFGPAAIREVSQGLESYCPQLDRDLDDIAFADLGAVEIPFGAPQPVVDAVLKATQAVLSKGLKPLILGGEHSISSGAVEAVAAKHPDLVLLQLDAHADLRETWLGARHSHACAMRRCLDVLPSGDLLQLSIRSGTREEFQELRRTGRLIANAQSLETALVPWRGRPLYLTVDLDWFDPSVLPGTGTPEPGGYHWQDFADVIDVLKRHRLVAADVVELAPQLDSSGVSSVLAAKVCRSLLLLLGSDPTPI; translated from the coding sequence ATGAACGACCTTTTCGATACCGATGGAACGATCTTCATGGGAGCCCAGCGCAATCCTGACCACTGCCAGGTGGGGTTGTTTGGCGTTCCCTATGACGGCACCACCTCATTCAGGCCCGGCACCCGTTTCGGTCCTGCAGCGATCCGCGAGGTGAGCCAGGGGCTGGAGAGCTACTGCCCGCAGCTCGACCGAGACCTGGACGACATCGCCTTCGCTGATCTCGGGGCGGTGGAGATTCCCTTTGGCGCTCCACAACCGGTGGTTGACGCGGTTCTGAAGGCGACGCAGGCCGTGCTCTCCAAGGGGCTCAAACCGCTGATACTGGGAGGCGAGCACTCGATCAGCTCCGGTGCCGTGGAGGCTGTCGCTGCCAAGCATCCCGATCTTGTTCTGCTGCAACTCGATGCCCATGCCGACCTCAGGGAGACCTGGTTGGGAGCACGTCACAGCCATGCCTGCGCCATGCGTCGCTGTCTCGACGTCCTGCCCAGTGGTGATCTTCTGCAACTCTCCATCCGCAGCGGCACCCGCGAGGAATTTCAGGAACTGCGGCGCACTGGCCGCCTGATCGCGAACGCGCAGAGCCTGGAAACCGCCTTGGTCCCATGGAGGGGCAGGCCGCTCTATCTGACGGTTGACCTGGACTGGTTCGATCCCTCTGTCCTGCCAGGAACCGGCACTCCTGAACCCGGCGGATATCACTGGCAGGATTTCGCCGACGTGATCGATGTGCTGAAACGCCATCGTCTCGTTGCAGCCGACGTGGTGGAACTCGCGCCTCAACTCGACAGCAGTGGTGTCAGCTCCGTGCTGGCGGCCAAGGTGTGCCGCAGCCTGCTCCTGCTTCTGGGCTCTGACCCGACTCCGATCTAA
- a CDS encoding cyclic nucleotide-binding domain-containing protein: MQASTTKATPLQLFLDHPEGDRLTFPTGSLVYRQGEPVQAVYVIQRGLVELSIGPRNRIRYGLGELFFYRDLVETSELHSCDARALTPLSLIRLNRASFLTLIHKHPTLVLDLLGRQHARLREQRIDASHFY; encoded by the coding sequence TTGCAGGCCTCAACGACCAAAGCCACTCCGCTGCAGCTGTTTCTGGATCATCCGGAAGGTGACCGGCTGACGTTTCCGACCGGTTCCCTTGTCTACAGACAAGGTGAACCGGTGCAGGCTGTCTACGTGATTCAGCGCGGATTGGTTGAACTCAGCATCGGGCCAAGGAACAGGATTCGCTACGGACTTGGCGAGTTGTTCTTCTATCGCGATTTGGTGGAGACCAGCGAGTTGCACAGCTGCGATGCAAGGGCTTTGACACCGCTTTCGTTGATTCGATTGAACCGCGCCAGTTTTCTGACCTTGATTCATAAACATCCAACCCTGGTCCTGGATTTATTGGGGCGCCAGCATGCCCGTCTGAGGGAACAGCGTATCGACGCCAGCCATTTCTATTAG
- the gcvT gene encoding glycine cleavage system aminomethyltransferase GcvT, with protein MPLLRTPLHDLCLESGGRMVPFAGWEMPVQFSGLVQEHSAVRESVGVFDISHMGVLRLEGPTPKDALQQLVPSDLHRIGPGEACYTVMLNESGGIRDDLIVYDLGAIDGQNGALVLVINAACADSDTAWIRERMEPAGLTVTDVKDGGVLLALQGPKAIALLERLSGSDLSGLPRFGHRNLTLDGLSHPVFTARTGYTGEDGVEVLLSAQDGRLLWERLLREGVTPCGLGARDTLRLEAAMHLYGQDMDETTTPFEAGLGWLVHLEMPADFIGRKALESAAERGPNKRLVGLKLPGRAIARHDYPVLHNNETVGSITSGSWSPTLAEPIALAFVPAALAKLGTELKVSIRGRESSAVVVKRPFYKRQA; from the coding sequence ATGCCATTACTCCGCACTCCCCTGCATGACCTCTGTCTGGAGAGCGGCGGACGGATGGTGCCATTCGCCGGCTGGGAAATGCCTGTGCAGTTCAGCGGACTGGTTCAGGAGCACTCCGCCGTTCGGGAGAGCGTCGGAGTCTTCGACATCTCCCATATGGGAGTGCTGAGGTTGGAAGGCCCGACCCCCAAAGACGCCCTGCAACAGCTGGTACCCAGTGATCTGCACAGGATCGGCCCTGGCGAAGCCTGTTACACCGTCATGCTCAATGAATCCGGAGGCATCCGCGACGATCTGATCGTCTACGACCTGGGAGCCATTGATGGCCAGAACGGTGCTCTTGTCCTGGTGATCAATGCCGCCTGTGCGGACAGCGATACAGCCTGGATCCGCGAACGAATGGAACCGGCCGGCCTCACGGTCACTGACGTCAAGGACGGCGGCGTTCTGCTGGCCCTGCAAGGACCCAAGGCCATCGCCCTGTTGGAGCGGCTCAGCGGCAGTGATCTCAGCGGGTTGCCACGGTTCGGACATCGAAACCTGACGCTGGATGGGCTCAGCCATCCCGTGTTCACCGCCCGGACCGGCTACACCGGCGAAGACGGCGTCGAAGTGCTGCTCAGTGCGCAGGATGGTCGTCTGCTGTGGGAACGATTGCTCAGAGAGGGTGTCACTCCCTGTGGACTTGGCGCCCGCGACACCTTGCGGCTCGAGGCGGCGATGCATCTCTACGGACAGGACATGGACGAGACCACAACTCCCTTCGAAGCCGGACTCGGCTGGCTGGTGCACCTTGAAATGCCGGCGGATTTCATCGGTCGGAAGGCCCTCGAAAGCGCTGCCGAGCGCGGTCCCAACAAGCGACTGGTCGGCCTGAAGCTGCCGGGTCGTGCCATCGCACGGCACGACTATCCAGTGCTGCACAACAACGAAACCGTTGGGTCGATCACCAGTGGCAGCTGGTCTCCCACCCTTGCTGAACCGATCGCTCTGGCCTTCGTTCCCGCCGCTCTGGCCAAGCTGGGGACGGAACTCAAGGTTTCGATCCGGGGGCGTGAATCATCGGCCGTTGTGGTCAAGCGACCCTTCTACAAACGGCAGGCATGA
- a CDS encoding AEC family transporter → MVELVMQEIVPLIALALAGVAGGRFFDFKQGSEKILTHFVLWLAGPSALFLAIQNSSADALLDAGVSVTSLLVFSVTYLGTVLVHRYWLGHAVADGAIAACCTTSMNLIMIGLPISLSVAGDQAGAVVAINALLSLVIFVPVTVALLNPSTPEQGDASSGVGSHIASSLGNPLVIGTLIGLVVLSLHITIPSSIEHTLSLLKEASVPVGMVALGLTVNSIGLHSINREVLLMCGTKMVIVPAIALGAAVLFRLPPAAATALVVLFSCPPALHSYILASEYSTYEQESDGIILLSILISVISIPVFISACQRIWVLS, encoded by the coding sequence ATGGTTGAGCTGGTGATGCAGGAGATCGTTCCTCTGATCGCCCTCGCCTTGGCTGGCGTCGCCGGCGGTCGCTTCTTTGATTTCAAGCAGGGCAGCGAAAAAATTCTGACCCACTTCGTTCTCTGGCTTGCAGGTCCATCGGCCCTCTTCCTGGCGATCCAGAACAGCTCCGCTGATGCACTGCTGGATGCCGGCGTCAGCGTCACCAGCCTCCTGGTTTTTTCCGTGACCTATCTGGGGACGGTCCTGGTTCATCGCTACTGGCTGGGCCACGCAGTTGCGGACGGCGCCATCGCTGCCTGCTGCACCACGTCGATGAACCTGATCATGATCGGATTGCCAATCTCCCTCAGCGTTGCCGGAGATCAGGCGGGAGCGGTGGTGGCCATCAATGCCCTGTTGTCCCTGGTGATTTTCGTCCCTGTCACGGTGGCCTTGCTGAACCCTTCAACCCCTGAGCAGGGGGATGCCTCGTCAGGGGTTGGCAGTCACATCGCCAGCTCGCTGGGCAATCCCCTGGTGATTGGCACATTGATCGGACTGGTTGTTCTCAGCCTTCACATCACCATTCCCTCGAGCATTGAACACACACTCAGTCTCCTCAAGGAGGCGAGCGTTCCCGTCGGAATGGTGGCCCTCGGCCTCACCGTGAATTCCATCGGCCTGCACTCCATCAACCGGGAAGTTCTGCTGATGTGCGGAACCAAAATGGTGATCGTGCCCGCCATCGCGCTTGGTGCGGCGGTTTTGTTCCGACTGCCCCCTGCCGCGGCCACGGCTCTGGTGGTGTTGTTCAGCTGTCCACCAGCCCTGCACTCCTACATCCTGGCCAGCGAATACAGCACCTATGAACAGGAGTCTGACGGGATCATCCTGCTCTCCATTCTGATTTCGGTAATCTCCATCCCGGTCTTCATCTCTGCCTGCCAGCGGATCTGGGTGCTCAGCTGA
- the aspS gene encoding aspartate--tRNA ligase, which produces MRSNGCGDLREQTIDEQVTLCGWVDRRRDHGGVIFIDLRDRSGTVQITVDPDLGADAFAVAEHLRSETVLQVNGKVRARPAESLNVKLATGAVEVLASGITVLNSVKGNLPFPVSVHDEENTREELRLRHRYLDLRRKRMNDNLRLRAQTIQAARRFLEDEGFIEVETPVLTRSTPEGARDYVLPSRVCGGEWFALPQSPQLFKQLLMVGGIERYYQVARCFRDEDLRADRQPEFTQLDIEMSFMDQEEILELNESLICAIWKAVKGIELPRPFPRMTWHDAMERYGTDRPDTRYGMELTNVSDIVQDMGFKVFSGAVKSGGSVKCIAVPGGNDALSNVRIKPGGDVFSEAQAAGAGGLAFIRVRDGGEIDTIGAIKDNLSDERKQELLSRTGAEPGTLLLFGAGDTATVNKALDRVRQYLARELGMVRADRDNDQWNFLWVVDFPMFEFNSDENRYEALHHPFCAPNTEDLGSDASQWADTLPGARAQAYDLVLNGLELGGGSLRIHDSALQRQVLQTVGLPLEEAQEQFGFLMDALDVGAPPHGGLAFGIDRMVMLLAGEESIRDTIAFPKTQQARCLMTNAPGGVADRQLEELHVASTWMDPSDADV; this is translated from the coding sequence ATGCGCAGCAACGGTTGCGGCGACCTGCGCGAGCAGACCATCGACGAACAGGTGACGCTGTGCGGCTGGGTGGATCGACGCCGTGACCATGGAGGGGTTATCTTCATCGATTTGCGCGACCGCAGCGGCACGGTTCAGATCACCGTGGACCCGGATCTGGGGGCGGACGCTTTCGCCGTGGCGGAACACCTGCGCAGCGAGACCGTGCTCCAGGTGAACGGCAAGGTGCGGGCACGACCCGCTGAATCCCTCAACGTCAAGCTCGCGACCGGCGCCGTGGAGGTGCTGGCCAGCGGCATCACGGTGCTGAACAGCGTGAAGGGCAACCTGCCCTTCCCCGTCTCGGTGCATGACGAGGAGAACACCCGCGAAGAGCTGCGGCTGCGCCACCGCTATCTCGATCTGCGCCGCAAGCGCATGAACGACAACCTGCGGCTTCGGGCCCAGACGATCCAGGCCGCCCGACGCTTCCTGGAGGACGAGGGTTTCATTGAGGTGGAGACCCCGGTGCTCACCCGCTCCACCCCGGAAGGAGCCCGCGACTACGTGCTGCCCAGCCGGGTCTGCGGCGGCGAATGGTTCGCCCTGCCCCAGTCCCCCCAGTTGTTCAAACAGCTGCTGATGGTGGGCGGCATCGAGCGCTACTACCAGGTGGCCCGCTGTTTCCGCGACGAAGACCTGCGGGCCGACCGCCAGCCGGAATTCACCCAGCTGGACATCGAGATGAGCTTCATGGATCAGGAGGAGATCCTGGAGCTGAACGAATCCCTGATCTGCGCCATCTGGAAGGCGGTGAAAGGCATCGAGCTGCCGCGGCCCTTCCCCCGCATGACCTGGCACGACGCCATGGAGCGCTACGGCACCGACCGGCCCGACACCCGCTACGGCATGGAGCTCACCAACGTGAGCGACATCGTCCAGGACATGGGCTTCAAGGTGTTCAGCGGCGCCGTGAAATCCGGCGGCTCGGTGAAGTGCATCGCCGTTCCAGGGGGCAATGACGCCCTCTCCAACGTGCGGATCAAGCCCGGCGGCGATGTGTTCAGTGAAGCCCAGGCAGCCGGTGCCGGTGGTCTGGCCTTCATCCGGGTGCGAGACGGCGGGGAGATCGACACGATCGGCGCCATCAAGGACAACCTCAGCGACGAGCGAAAGCAGGAGCTGCTCAGCCGCACCGGCGCGGAACCCGGCACCCTGCTGCTGTTCGGCGCCGGCGACACCGCCACGGTGAACAAGGCCCTCGACCGGGTGCGCCAATACCTGGCCAGAGAGCTGGGCATGGTCAGGGCCGACCGGGACAACGACCAGTGGAACTTCCTCTGGGTGGTGGACTTCCCGATGTTCGAGTTCAACAGCGACGAGAACCGCTACGAGGCCCTGCACCACCCCTTCTGCGCCCCCAACACCGAGGATCTGGGCAGCGATGCCTCGCAGTGGGCCGACACCCTGCCGGGAGCCCGGGCCCAGGCCTACGACCTTGTGCTCAATGGCCTCGAGCTCGGTGGCGGCTCCCTGCGCATCCACGACTCCGCCCTGCAGCGCCAGGTGTTGCAGACGGTTGGCCTGCCCCTCGAGGAGGCCCAGGAGCAGTTCGGCTTCCTGATGGATGCTCTCGATGTGGGCGCGCCTCCCCACGGCGGCCTGGCCTTCGGTATCGACCGCATGGTGATGCTGCTGGCCGGCGAGGAATCAATCCGCGACACCATTGCCTTCCCGAAAACGCAGCAGGCCCGCTGCCTTATGACCAATGCCCCCGGGGGGGTCGCCGACAGGCAGCTGGAGGAGCTGCATGTGGCCAGCACCTGGATGGATCCTTCCGACGCAGATGTCTGA